The Gymnogyps californianus isolate 813 chromosome 3, ASM1813914v2, whole genome shotgun sequence genomic sequence ggaacaggctgcccagggaagtggttgagtcaccaccCCTGGAGGtattaaaagatgtgtagacgtggcgcttagggacatgatttagtggtggacttggcagtgataggtttatggttggactcaatgatcttaagggtcttcTCCCTAAGAACCtaaatgattccatgattctaaataaaaaataataccTGTGGTTACTTTGCCACACACCCACTAATGGTTCTCATTCAGAGACTGAATGTCTCCTTGTCTTGTCCCCTTTTCCCTAGATGGATCCCTGCTGTTTCAGCAAGTGCCAATGGTAGAGATCGATGGAATGAAGATggtgcagagcagagccatTGGCAACTACATAGCAATGAAGTACAACCTCTACGGGAAGGACCTGAAGGAGAGAGCCCTGTACTGTAACAGTACCACCTTTGTTCATTAGACTACAGTTCATACTACCTCTCTCTGTAACACGAGAATATCCCAGCTCACAGTTAGATTCAGGGTGATACAGCAGCTTTTCATGTAGCACGTGTTGACTGTGACTGCAGGTGATGCCTACAACAGTAATAACCAGCTAGATTAGATAGGAGGCATGGTGCAAGGGAGTTCATGAAGATCAAACGTCAATACAGTTATCAGAAGAAAGGAGTCAGGAGCGCAGAGGGCAGACTGTCTTACtgatgctgcttttcattttctcctgcagttGTCAGCAGCAGGCATTTTCACCACATCAAATTCAGGGAAATGTCTTTGATCgaaacaaaacacttctctCTCTAATAACCAGGAATTAGAATTAGAATTAATAACTGGTTATTAAAGGACAGGGCTCAGGACACATGGTTTgacctgaagtatttttaaatgcttcaagTTAATTAGCACTGGTAAACACATGTCAAGATATTTCTTAGGAATTGTATAGACCCACTGTTTAACTTCCCATGTCTGATTGGATTTTTAACACAAGTTTGGATGACACACATGCCAATTTTGTACTCAGGTTCAAAAAAACTTAATACAGAGAAGTATCACCCCTAGTGAAAAATGGAAGGGGTACAGTCTTTTAATTTTTCGTTAGGCACTTTGCACTTGTCTTTCACCTACAGTGTCGTGTCTGTCCCCCCACAAAGCTACTGCACTCCGGGGGGAACCGCTCCAAGCTATGCATGCTGGATAGAAGAGGCGGAGAGTTCCCAACATCTCAGTGGGGTTATGGTAGTAGCTATCGTGCTATTCAGACCTACTGTGTTTGACTTGACCAACTGGATCTCTTCCTTTCAGAATTGATATGTATGTGGAAGCAGTAATAGATCTGAATGAGTTACTCATGATCCATTCTTTCCAACCAGCCGATAAAAAGGAGCAACATTTTGCTACTATTGTGGATAAGGCCACAAACAGATACTTCCCAGCCTATGAGAAGGTACGTGGCAAAGATGTACTAGCTTAATATCCCAGCTCACAGTTAGATTCAGGGTGATACAGCAGCTTTTCATGTAGCATGTGTTGACTGTGACTGCAGGTGatgttgttttcctgaaaatccATCCTGGATCTACACAAACAATTTTCAttgaggaaaacagagaagaaaaattaccaCTTAAATATAAATGCTGTGGTTTTGGTGTGGCTGGGATGAGGATGGAGGCAGAACACTACAGAGGGGACAGAAGGCACTACAAATCTGGAAGAGATGCAGAACTGTAAAAACCCAGGACACACTGAGCTCCCCAAATGTCCATGTTTCAGTCTGTATGTTTTTTCAGACAAAAGACACTATAGCATCAGCTTTTACATAAAGTTTCCTCCTGAAGTGCAGAACCCCCTCTACCATACATACTGTGTAAAAGCATTACAGCTCCTGCGTAACAAAAGGGAGGATGGATTAGCTGGGTGTCAAGACCATGAGGCACAGGTTACACGTGGAGAGCTCCCAATGCAATATTCCCAAAATTGAAGAGGAAACAGGTGAGAAGTAAGGGAGCTGCCCATAATTTGAAAGAGTCCAAGACACTCTTACTATGCCCTGCGCTGAACTTAAGCCTCTTGTAAATTTTATACAGGCATTTGCAGTGATGGTGGTATCCGATAAAGCTTAGCCTTCAACACAGCAGCGCTGATTACATGAGCTACGGAAGTGAAGGCAAGAGGGGTACAACTGAGCTgccagaaagaaatgcagaagagaaaggactGATAAATTATGCCTAGGATGACAGTGTGGTCAGATCGTTTGTACTACAGATGTTCttactgcatttccttctttcaagGATAACTCCATGCAGTGTATGACCTTGCTTTGAAGATACCATATTAagtcacacagagaaaaaaaaaaatcacatctgctTCTGGTTCTCTGTTTTTAGGTTTTGAAAGACCATGGACAAGACTTTCTTGTCGGCAACCAGTTTAGCAGAGCAGATGTGCAATTACTTGAAACCCTTTTAATGGCAGAAGAGTGCAAGCCCGATATACTTGCCAAATTTCCTCTCTTGCAGGTAATTGAATGGACAGTTTTAATGGACAATGAATCAAAGCATGACCACTGATTTAAACTGGCTGAGAAATATGGGAGAGGGTGAGGGTGAGGAAAGAAGTGAAAgacaaaatcaaaatcaaatatCCTAAGTACTTTTAGCCGGCCTCAAATACTGATGGTTATTGCTGCCTTCTGTCACTATAGCCACAAAAGCATAATAGGATGAAGCATATAGATTCTTCTGCAGGATCAACCTCTAATGTTACTTTTAGAGCATGGATAACATCTAAATGTTTGACAGTTACCATGGTTCTTAAGCAcagtgttgttttggttttgttttgtagagTTTTAAAGCAAGAATAAGCAATATCCCCACAATAAAGAAAttcctgcagcctggcagccagAGGAAACCACCACTACAAGAAAAAGATGTACCAAAAGTGATGAAAATTTTCCACTGAGCAGCAACCTAAACCCACAGAAACTCTATTTCgttgtctttttgtttgctgatagtggcaaagagaaattaatgaaaatagtgAAAAGGTTTTTGATCTCTCTTTCCTTAGCTACAGGACTGGTTTTAGCCTACTGCAAACACTTCCAAGGTAAATCTACATGAGCATACCAGCAAATGAAATAGTTCACTGAATTGGGGGGTACACTGGACAACACAGGATGTCTTAAATTACTTAAGAGAATACTTGAAATAAAGTCTTACTATTGACACTCAAAACCAGTTTGTTCAATGACTTCTTGCTGCTACTTATATACCTAAGGGCTGTCTGGTTCTGTCTTTCTGGCATTCCCAAGAGTtgctggaaaatgaagagaGCTTAGCCCAAACAGTGGGCAACGTATCTGTTCTGGGAAATGCCAGGAAAAGCCTGCAGGTTCCAGTTTGATGGGGATGATGGGTTTGGGTTCAGTTTTCCTCTGAACTTAACTTGGAGTATGCTGGGACCAGAGGTCCTACTGCACCTCTGTTCTGTCACGAGACATTTAAACTCTTGTACTGTAGCTTCACCAATATTTCCTTTAACAAAAGGTCTACTGTAGCAGCTAAAAGCACTTCGCAGACTCAACTGAGAAACGAACGCTTGTCGCCAACTGTAAAGTTGAAAACTTACTGTTTGAGGAACGAGGAGTCAGACTGGTGTTAGGTGCTAGTGACACCTTGAAATGTAGGACTTCATGTTGACTTATGCCACTTCATATTAAACTCAGTTAAATATAAGTTGTACATTATAATCACTTAAATCAAGCTCTACTATTGAGAGGCTAGCAAGACAGTTGAacacataaatatattatttaaacaCCAAATCAACCAagtatgtaaataaaacagCCAGTGCCCTAAAACCAACTAATGCTTTAGTACTGGCAGTTTTAAGCTGGGCAAACTCAGGGCACTAAAACTCTTGCTAACACCAATCGTTTCTTTATAAGAAATGCCATGCGGCTGGAACCAGTTTTTAGcatcaagaaaggaaaaaacccaatgtttttctgcagcagagcgTGTATTAATCAGAGTTGTTGCAAGAGCTGTTTCCCTCCTGCCTCACTGAAGCATTCAGGCAGCACTTGCAGCTGCCAAGCACTGTCCGAAACTCGAGCTGGAAACTTTGGCCGTGGCTGCCGACTCTCTGCTGTGCAAGCTCCCCTGCATAGCCAGGCGGTTTTAGGAGCCTGCGCACAGACCCCAGCCTTCGGCCACGCAGAGCCAGAGCCCCTGGCACACCGACAGCTCGGCATCCCTCGCACGGGGGCTGCCGCCCACGCCTCTCCCCCAGTCATGCCATTGCTGTGACCCCATTGCTGCCTCGGGGGCCTCAAAACCTTTCTCCTGCCCTCATCGTGGCCCAGCCGCCATGTCCCTCTGAGGGACAGCACAGCCGTGGCACCCTGCCGACCTCGAAGCCAGCCCAGTGGAAGAAGTCGCTTCACAAGACTTCAGGGACAAGGCCGAGGCGGCTTTTCTCTCAGCTACGCTTGTAGGGCTTAGGGATGCGGTTTAACTGCGGGAAGCCGGGCCCCCTTGCCCGGGAGCGGTGAAGCTGCCGTCTCCAGGCCTGAGGGAGGGCGGGGCCCGGCAGTGCCCAGGCCGCCCGGCACGGCCGCTGAGGGGAGGAGCGGAGGCCACTCGGCGGGTCGGGCGGTGAGGAGAGTCTGCGCGGAGCTGGCTGAGTAGGGGGATCTGTCGGCGGTGCGGCCCGTGCGGAGGGTactggcggcggcggcggcggcgggctggGGGGCGGTTGCGGGGGTTGGCGGCCCCgcggagggcggggggggggggggggggggggggggggggggggggggggggggggggggggcggccggccggtcccggccccggcccggcggagTGTGTGAATTTTGCCGCGAAGCGCGTTGCTCGGCGGAGCCGCAGGAGCGTGTTTCCTGCCGCGGCTAGGTGGGCAGGGCACGGCAGGGCAcggcagggctgcctgcctgccctctccAGGCCACCCGCGCAGGGGGGAAGGAGCCCGCCTGcggaggctggggctggccagCCAGGGCCCCTGCCAGGCGGGCGAAAGGCGAGGTGCGTGACAGACTGGTTTTTACTTCAGGAACACGCTTGAGTGTCCTGCCGCGCTGCTCGAGGGTGTTTGTCCCGGGGTTAGTCCCCActctctctcctgcagcagggacCCACGCCGGGCGGGGTGGGTGTGCATAGAGGGAGTTTGTGTCTGGCTCTGGGTAGGATCGGCAGGGAACCTGAAGAGGAATTGCTGTTTGGagttaaagttttaaaatctctCGGGGTGATTTGCCTTTCGCCTCGTTCAAATGCTCCTCCTAGCTTGGGTGGTGGAAGGAACGCTTTTTGAATCCAGACTTGGCCTGAGTCCCAGTAGAAACCACACGCTGGTGAGCAATTACAGTCTTAAGACGGTCTCAAGACCGAGCTGGGCTCGATGCAGTATGGGACCTGTGCTGTAAGGTCATTCTGCTTGAGCAGCCCTGTGTGAGGTGTGTTCAAGGAACATAGCATTACAGAGAACTACTTTGGGGTCCACATCCAATTAGGAAGAAAGTTTAAGATCTTGCAGCAGATTATGAGCTTGCTGTTGAATTCACTTCCTTGTTTCTCACTGGAATGCCAGTGCCTGAATTGTGTTGGACAAAATAGTGTGATTTTTTAATACAGCGATCACAGCAGTAGCTGTCACTCTGACAACTGCCTGGCTGAGATCCAAGAAAGGTCTGATGCACTAGAACATCAAGAAagtttgtgatttcttttcagGTCTGTTATCGCTATTTAAGAAAGATAATTTACCAACTTTGCTACTCTTTCATGACTCACTGCTTAACAAAGGGATATTCATTGCAAAACAGTAACAGAATCACCAAGTACTTTGCAACCCTATGTAAGCGTTCAGCCTAAACCCCAAAGTCAGTCCTTAAGTAGTGCAGTTCCAAGAAAATGTAAGCTGCTTCTTACCCGCACAAAAAGCCTCAACCTTTGGCCAATCCCCACAAGGAACTGTGGTGAACAAGTACAGGTTATGTTGATACCTGGACTTTTTTCCACTGATACTTGCTCTGCTCTTCAGCTTTCCCAGCTGTTCGGAGTGGAGCACTGAGCCGACACTGGCAAGCAGGGCTCTAGCTGGGTTGATTTTTGTCAGCTCTACCTCTGCTTCGGGGAGAGGTCAGGGAAATTTGCTCTTTCTGCTTAGCCTGTCCTTGTAGCATGTTTCCCAGCCTTGATCCCACGTGCTGGAGGTTAGAGTGCTTGTCCAGTCTGTGAGGGCCCAAGTGCAgttctcctctctgctggagCGGAGTTGGGACCATCATCTGCTTCCTGAGTGCCAGGGAATGAAGTATTTTTGAAGTATGGAAGGTTGAGAGCTCTTTCACTTGGTATGGCGTAACTCATACACTTATGGGAACTAGAAATGGTCTTCTGTGTGTAGGGCCTGGTAAGGTAGCTGTGATAAGGCACTTCTCTAAGTGCCTTGTTTATGCGCCCTGTTGCTGTTCAGGTATTAGGAATTTAGCTAGGCATCCAGCAGCTCTAGACTAGATGCCAACTTTAAACGGTCAAGACATAATCAAGTCTTTATTATCAAGCACATATTTATGTATCAGGAGAACTTTGTTGCAAGAGACTGAGGGGTCTGGGGATATAGGCATTGCCAGGGCTAGGGGGAAGCTGAGCAGCAGTTTTGAAGACCTGTATTTTGGACTGGGGAACCAGGTTTCTGCTGTGAGTCCAGCCCCTAGTAAAGCAGTGCCTTTTTGCTATAGGACCTATTGAAGATACCATCCAACACAAAGGACTTCAGGGGAGAAGGCCAGGGATGCGGTCTCCCCTCTCACTGTTGTACTGTTTGTTTGTGCCTCTTTACTGATG encodes the following:
- the LOC127015026 gene encoding glutathione S-transferase-like, whose product is MSEKPKLHYFNGRGRMETIRWLLAAAGVEFEECFLETKDDLTKLQKDGSLLFQQVPMVEIDGMKMVQSRAIGNYIAMKYNLYGKDLKERALIDMYVEAVIDLNELLMIHSFQPADKKEQHFATIVDKATNRYFPAYEKVLKDHGQDFLVGNQFSRADVQLLETLLMAEECKPDILAKFPLLQSFKARISNIPTIKKFLQPGSQRKPPLQEKDVPKVMKIFH